The sequence aaaaggtgtgtgaaaagtaaaatgcggtgtgtggatatcacaccccttaattAACCAATATATATTCACTATCTAAACATCAAAATCGAATCgtttattttttacaattatCATCTAAAGATCTTTACAAAAGATGCGGTTCTATCTAAGGACACATTATGGACATATATCTTAGAAtgataaaaagaaaatgaatatttCAATTACAATTCCACTCACCCTCGTCTCACCCCCTTCCACCCACCCTCGTCTCACCCCCCCGTCCCCACACCCTGTCCACCCACCCCCGGCCCTCCCACATCCCCCACCCCCACCGTACCCATGCTTGACTCTTTCGATTGCCTCACTGTTAGCTACTAATTAATATCACCAGAAAAAATTACACACCTTGTAATAAATAGTTAAGTTGGGAACAATATTGATAATATTAATAGTGAACCATACTGAACCCTTAAACTTTATCATGGTATCAACATGGGGTCAATTTATTGAGCTCAAATTTTGTTTCGTAAGTTAAGTTTTCAAAAAGATACGGTAGCTCCAACTTAAGAGCACTGAATGAAAGTTTGGGCCTTCATATAGATGCATTGATTGTAGTGAATGAATAATGGCCAGACTGTCGAAATGATTTGTTACCTTAACTAGTTTTTCACATGGGAATTAGTTTCTTGAGTGATATTGTGTGAGGTCACTCATGAATGGTCAAGTTAGAGATAGAGTCGCACATTAATACAACAAAATAAtacatattatataatttatatgtgAAAGGTTACTACTAATATCAGCGAACTTTTATGATAAATTTATACACTTGGTAAatagtaaataaagaaaagatcGTTTATATTGGTGATGAATCATACCAAACCTAATAAAAACCTTAAGCTTTGTTGTTTGTACCAAAGCAATTTTCACTCGGTACAAATAAGGTTCAACTTAGCATTCGTGAACTCATTTGTTTTATGTACCCTTATAGTTAGTTTTAGTCACATACATGATTTGACACATTGGAAGATTATTAGCCTAACTAGCTTTGGAAATTTCCAGATTGAGGGTCGCCAAAGTTGAATTAATTGTTATAACCTAATCACAGGCTGCAGTCAACGCCATCGAGTCGATGTGCCTCGACATTTACCAAGTTATTTAAATACATGCATGTCGCAATCATCAAGTTAATGACCAAATTATTGTCGTTAATCAGACTTAACTATACTAGCTGGTTACGATATTGTAGCAAGGGTGCAGAGTATGCACGGCCTTAAATTTGTACTGCTAAGGAGTGTACCATTATATATCTGAAATTAATTGAAGTACTAATCAcaaaccaagaaaagaaaattgaagtaGCAAGTAATCCGAAAAGATAGATGAAAAGAGTACTTTGCTATTTGCTAATGGGGGTGAGAAGCAGCAAGTTGTTGAGCCAGTTGATCGGAGCTCAAGGACTGAAAAGACTGAAAAGCTCACCTTCAATGACACCAAAAGGTTATGTACCTGTTTGTGTTGGTGTGGATGGTAATACAAAGCGTTTCATGGTTCATACGACGTTGCTTCGCCATGCAAAGTTCTTGGAGCTGTTGTATAAGTCAGCGGAGGAATATGGTTTTTCTAATGATGGGGTTTTGAGGATTCCATATGAGGCCAGCGATTTTGAAGAGTATTGGATGATCAAAAGTTCTAAACCCAAGATTTACAAGGTTGAACCGTGTAATtagtcatgttttttttttttgggtgagaaTTAGTCATGCGTTTTTTCAATACATTGCTTGatgtaattatttaaaaatttggttttatttgttatgtattttcatTGCTAACTAATGTCTCAGTTAAGGGATTTAATATGCTGATGTCCATTTGCATTGTTCTTCTGGGCTTGTGGAATGAAAATTATGCGCATCCTTTTTCATTGTGAGGattgttttgtattttatttgtgattttttaaaAAGTAATGCTATTTAGACACACAAAATTGGTCTCACTATTGACAGACTCTCTAATATAAGTGGGTTGCACATACAATAACAAGGTCCACTTCCATACGACATTACATTTTGATGTACATTACCTAGCTTCTAATTGTATAAAACTGTAGCCAAACCGGATTGATTTTGATTTCCGATTCACTTGTGTTATAGCCTTAACTAAAGATTCATATaacaaccaaaccaaaccaatttgaaaataaataaaataattgaacAAGCCAAATTTAAGCATATCTATATTCAGTTCGACTCAACTTGTTTACAACTCTACCTATAGATTATTTTCTCTGGGGCTTGGGCATTTCGCCAAGTGCCATGTCTCTTAAGGTACAAGTCATTGTTTATATTTCTCAATTATGCATGTCATCTTTGCTCAAGGACCATGTTAATCTTCTCTGTATCGTTCCAGTTTTATAGGATGTCCCGGAAGGGACAAGCCAATATTTATAGATTGTTGACCTGTTTCGCCATGGTTCTCAACACTATGTCGCTTCCTTACTAACACGTGAATTTACAACAGCACTGCTTTAGCTTTCTCTTTGACTTCCTTTTTAGCCCGTGTATCATCAGTGGCATGAATTCAACATTTTACAAACGATGCCTGCTTATCACAAATGTTTTTTTCATAATGCTCACCTTTTGTCGACCCTTCAGACATATTAGCTTCTTAAGTTATAAACCTCGCAATATAAACCTTGCATAACATCTTCCAATATATCCTAATGAATCCACGTTAAGTGATTCATTTATGTACTCTTCCTAAATTGCTTGATAAGATACTATTTACAGTAATATATGCTAACTTGGACAGTTATTGAATTTTTGTTTCTGGTTTCCCTGATGTTCATTCACAAAATAAATGAGCTATGGAAGACTTCATCATGGACTACTGCAAAGGGTTAAAGATATGTAATTTTTAGGCATTCCACTTCTAAAGTTACCTGATGCACAGACCATAAGAACCTGTTTTAATATTGTTTGCAATTGTTGGAATGACAACAGGCCTTGTAAGACATGTATGTTTTATGCTTCAtgcacaaacaaaatatatgtGAACTACATGGTACTTCTGTTTCTGATGCAAAGACACTATATTTTGTCATTGCAACTTTTGTTAACATAAACTTCCAGACACGCCAATCTGATTGTATATTGGCTCTTGATGTCAACTAAGTATTCTGAATCTGATTCGTATTGAATACGATAGACGTGTTAAATCCGATGATCTGAGTACGATCCGAATTCAACAGTTGGACTAGCTATTTAGGAgtctaatctacacaaatttcAGTAGACCAACAAGCTTTTGGCAATTGCTGAGGATACTATTCAACTGCAGTAACCATTGATCCGCATACAAAAGAATATCACTAAGCTGACTTTCAACTCTTCTAAACTTCCACCAAAAAGTAACAAGTATTTTGTTTCCTTTACAGCAATGTACATTGGTCACATTTTATTCCTCTTTTCATTAACTAGAACAAGCACGCATGGACAAAATCTGAATCTTCCACAAAGACGGCTGCAACATTCTTCGGGTTTGCTCTGGAGCAGACTTCCATGATGTAAAAACTCGTATGGATTCAACGTGCAACTTTCTGTAATGCTATACATCTAATCACTCGATATAGCCGTGTATGGCAACAAAAGAGAAGATTTAAAAGCCTGGTTTCGTCCAAAAGTACCACGATTTCACTGGTCTGGCAGTGGCTGTCTTAGGGCAAGTACAATGGATACATAAATGCTCCTCGATCAGTCAAAAAAATGCGGGATTGAATTCGCTTTATCTCCTAAAAAAAGGTAGGGCTATTGCTTCGAAGCTTGCTTCCCTGGAGTACAAAGAAGCTTCTCAGAGGACGGAAATTTCAATGTATAAACAATTAAGAAGTCATTAAAGAGTCAAGCACCAATCTGCTATATATTCATAAGTTACCTCGGATACTCATTTCGTTCCTTTTCTCAGAATGGGCTCTTTCCAAGTACGGAGAAATTAAGGCATCCAGTTTCACCAACCAAAGTGCAACTGAAGATGTTGTGTGGGGAATACGTGCAAATGATGCAATGAGTTCTTCAGTAAAATTATAAGAACCATGCACAATATTGCCTTCATACAGGCGCTCCTCGTTGATGGCGCCAACAAAATCCGCAAGAACCTGCACGTACAAACGATAAAGATGCTGATGGTTCAGACTAAATAATAGACAAAGATATATAATGTTGAAAAGTGAAGGATACAAAACCTGTAAAAGCTCAGCCAAAGATGAGGTACGTCTAAGCCGTTTCACCCATAGCTTATGAGCAGATTTTTTCCAAGCACCCAACAAAGCATCTTCAGGCATGACTGACTGCACGAAGCAGAGGCAGGTGAACATCAGCGAAGCATAGAAAATACTTTAAAAATTTTGGGGCATCTATAAATGTCTTCAACATACAATCTACAAAACATGTTGTAAGCATCAGACAATCAATATTTCAGGGCCAAAACCCACCAAAGAATAACCCCATTATTATTTGTGGGTTAGCTACCAGAGGCCCAAACAAACCAGAGCGGGCAGGAAGATACTATTTGATCATTCCGCTCCATTTAGAGTGGTATACATCTTCCTCAGTTGCTTCTCAGTAACACATGCTAAATTACTATTTTGGGCTTGTTTCCCCGCCATCCCTTCACATAAAATCTTATTGCACTTTAGCGAAGAAGTAATCAGATtctgtcttttcttttcaaagaaAAGCTATTGGATTAGATTGCACAAAAAAATCTGACAAGTCACATTCTAATTATCCAAGCCATATTCCTCGCTTGACCATCAAATGAAGTCTTATTTTCCTCCTGTCTAGGAATTAGCTTCAAATCTTCTTAACTCAAGGACGTTTTCATTTCTCAACTACAATAACCATATATCAGAAAATGCAAAGCTAAAATCCAAATGACAGATTACCTCAATTGCATGCATTGCAGCTTTTAGTGATTGAATCTGTGATGAGAGGACCCTATGCTTAGGAAAAGTATCACTTGCTTCTTTCTCCTTACAAGTGGCTACATGTATGGCATACCTTTCTTCCAGATCAAAATGAAGTTCAAATGTTGTATGGCAAATCCTGCAGTGCTTCTCATCTTTCCAGTACAAATCATGACAACTTTCACATCTATGAAGTGTATCAAAATAGGATCGTTTACCAAGTTTAACAGCATTAAGTTCTAGGTAAAAGAAATTCCATAACCATGAATCAAACGCTTGGATCCGTTTCCATTTCCGTTTCTGTTCTTCTCCCTTTTTTGTAACTTCAAGAACCACAGCTCCAGATGAAGGTGGAGAACCATTCACAGTTCCAGATAAGTTGTCTACTTCAGATACTGGTGAATAAGTGTCTTCTCTAACATTATCCGGGTTAGATTGATCAGACTGTGCTAAGCTGTCAATTTTATCACTAGTTACCATTCTACTTGACATTGCCTGGCAGAGAAATGCTATCCGTTTCTCCACAGATTCGATAAGAAGGGCCTCTCGTTTACCCCTGTCATCCAAAACTGACAATAAGGCATACAAAGCCTGCATTGGGTGTAAGCCAAAGAAGTAAACATTAGAACCTATACAAGGTCAACCAACATGTACCATAATCACATTGAccgtataacaaaaattaaggaGAGTACCTCTTCAGTATCAATAACTTCCCAGTGACCATCTTCTGAAGATTCAAAGTAAACCCTTCTATGGCCTGGGTCATATGCATTACAAGGGCCCAAGAAAAGCCAGTATCTATTGTATCTACGATCAGAACCCAAAAACACAGATTGCATTGGGTGTACGTCAAACTGCACATCTTTATCTTTcccattttttccttttgtagAGAATCTCTCATCAGAAAACTTTGAGATTGTTGCTGAAGAATCTAGCGGGTGAAACTTTAATGTACTATCTTCTTTTGCACCACCCATATGTCCTGCATGGACCCAGGTTGACCTTGGATCACTATGTTGTTTAGCAGATAACCTCTTAATTTTTGCTCCTGAACCAGAATGAAGGCTGCTAAGAGTGCATTCAGCAACAGCATTTGTAGGATCCTATAAAGAATAAGCACACTATAGTTAGAATACTCGATTAGAAGAAAATTGAGGACAAGATTAATCTgtgtaaaattactaaaatgccctgcAAAACTATAGTTACAATTGAAGAACATCTAAGAACAGAGTGGGGAAACACATGGTACATAACAATAGCAAAAGACACCATGAAGCTagaaatttctttttttctttttgttttcttttttgggagcagcctctccataaatgggggtaaggctagccgacattcacctctcccagaccctgcgtaaagcgggagccttgtgcactgggtacgacgatatatatatttcttttttggGATAAGCCTAAGAAGCTAGCTCTAATGACCCATCAACGTTTCATTCAATattcaaataatatttattgTCCAACAATTGTAAATCTACGGTAGTTTGCACCATCAGATAATATAATCTTACGAAGGCCAGCACAAGTTTCATTTAATAGGGTAACTTCATTGCAGGGGGGAAAGaaatgaaaacaaagaaaatacttcaatatCAATTCCAAGATTCTGTACATTACCTCAATCCTGAAACTGGATCCTGCATGAAGAAGATCAATTAGAGCCACAAGTGCATTCAACTTTTCTTCAATGCTTAAATCTGAATATTCGCCTTCCATCAGTCCTAACAACCATACTTCGCCTGGATTACTCTCATCAATTTCAGTGTGTACTGTCAGCACGTTATCTTTACTTCTACCATTGTTCGTATAAGTCAGTTTCCTAATTCTGGAATTTCTTGAATTCCACCCAGAATCATCATCACTGCTGCATGTACCACTGTCACCAAGCTCATCATCAACTGCTccagagtcttcagtatctgaTTGGGATTCCTCAATTTCCTTTTTGGAAGAATTAATACGGACACGATATGTGGATGATGAAATTTTCTCAAATAATGTAATATCACTTGAAAGAGTTGAACAAATCAAAGACTCTAGTTCCTCTATTCCGCTGGAGAGGTTCAATTCAGAAAtcttcaaaacaaaaacaaagtccATCACTAAAGTGGAATAATGTGCTTGCTTGTTATCAACTTAAAGATTAAAACATGAGAGAGGTTAAGATAACAACATGTTTAACAAACTTACCTGTAATGACTTCGCCAACTCAGAAACTTTCAACCCATGAATTCCTTGCTCTAGCAGAACTCTAAACAATTCGCCCTTCAAAGTACCAGGACGTAAACCATACTTCACCATAAGGCCCATTTCCTAGATAATAGaagattaaatttcaaaatccTTAGATAACAGaagattaaatttcaaaatccTTAGATAACAGaagattaaatttcaaaatccCTAGATAACAGAAGAATAAATTTCAAAATCCAAATTTCACATGTATAGATAGATTATGGgacaaaagataaaatttattaACAGTATAACATAAAACCAACAcatggaaaaaaataaaacctcCATGGCATTTGTAAACATAATAACAAATGCGGAGACAAGTGGaggcaaataaaaaatatgctCAATGAATGTTATTAAGAAGCACACTAAAAGAAATTCCTTGTCCATTGTTATATGTAAAACCTGAAATTTCTAAATTTGGCCCTTCAGTGTGACAATTGACTCTCTAACTAGGACTCTGGGTCAAGATAAAGGAAATTTTCTTGGGTAATGACAGATATTAAATGACTATTGCCACTATGGTTTTGAACCCTCAAGGATTTTAGCAATAAGCACATATTGTCGCATCCATAGCACCTATCTTGTAGAACATATGTACTGATAATACATACATATTAGTTAAATCAACTAGGGTAGTTAAATAATTTCAAAAACCTTGCTAAGAGCGTCCCTTCGCATTGCACCTTGCTTTGAACCAAAACCAGCCGCAATTAGTACTTGACGCAGTATTTCTGTCCATGTTAAAGGGTTTAGAGATCTCTTCCAGAATTCCAGAGTGGATTCTTGGTTTTCAACCTGCCAAATCATTTGATAAATATGAGTTGCTGAGTACTTGAATTACATTAAATTGGAAATAACAATTAGTTTAAGAGATCTAAAGAGCTTGACAAAAATTATCTCTGATACACCACAAAGAGCAGGTGGATCTTCTAAAAGTGCATGTGGCTGGAATATGAATAGTTGATTATGGTTTTGTccagaaattttatttttttaataggaCAAATAAACGTCTACTGAAAAGGCAAGTAAATTACAATCAAGGACGGTAGTCCATCTATGCTTAAACATTCATAACAGAAAAAGTACAAGAAAATCAGTATCATGAGGTCCTGCCCTATCATATAACAACTATCATGACAAATTTCACATTGTTGGCATATACGTACCCAAATAAAATGCATATAACATTAACATAAATCAAATGATACATCTGGAATTTGGACCAATATACTGTTTTTTGTAACTCACCGAGTggataaatgcaagaaaattgCATGATTTGCTCAAATGAGGTATGGATCCACAGAAAAGCTCCGCTTCAACATTAGTTAGAAAAAGCTTCAGAAGGGCCACATGAATTTTTCCAAGTAGCATGGAATCCTGAAAGGCATGGACGAAAGAAAGAAGTTGAGCAAGTGGAAGACACAATATAAATCTGATGTTAGATCAAAGATCATATATAACCTTGTCATGAAATGCTTGAGCAAGCTCATCAATAGTGAAGGAGCTTATATCCACCATAACGGCATAAGTGTAAAGGAAATGGAAAACCTGCCCAAGAAAGTCAATCCACAATATATATTAGTAAATAATTCATCAAAATCTACTAAACTGAATTCATGGCCCCTGGACTCATCTACTAATAAACCCAACAaaaaacaacatcaacaaactAGAGTAGAGCTTTAACACACCAgtttccaaaaagaaaaataaattagcaTATCTCCATAATTTAACACAAATTTACTAGTCATGGATCACTTGAGAAAAAAAAGCTAATTAACCATACACTTTTAAGACATCTTATTTCAAAGTGACAAGACTTGCAAATAGAGGTTAAGAAAAGAATAGGAGTCATCCAAGCGGGATGTCTGAAAACATAAGTTGAAAGACAAATCAACCACTCGCTCCAACACATAACAATGGCAGCTTAGTAATATTGTGTTGTGAACTGAGTGAAGGGCAACACTCTCTAATAACATTCTTAGATCTTGGCAACCTATAAAGATGGGACGAAAGAGAAAGAATGCTTTAAGACCATGTTTATTAGTATTTATGTCAAGCCAAAAGACCAAGAATCCCAAAAACTAAGAAATGGTTATGAGCTATCACAACTTCACTCCAAAGAATAAGGGGGAGGTAAATACTGACAAGTCAGAAAATTCTCTCCTTTCTCCCCACCCCAGCCCTTCACAAAGACGTATTCGCAAGAAGTTTTGTTCACTGGCGCCATAACCAGTATCTAAAAGTCAAATGCATGAAAGAGAGATGTCAAATATGTCTCGCTCATTTACATCTAAACCATATAAACTAAACCTAATTCTCTACAAGCATGATAGAATAAGAGGAAAATCCTTTCACAAAATGATTTTAAGTGTTGTTTAGAAATTGTAGAAAACAGACCCCTGAAACATCATTCGGAATAAAAAAGAAACTAAAGTGTGACAACATGCTATAAATTCCAACAGATGAAATGTATGACATCTTTCACATACAACGTAACCTGTGTTTGTGAAAGGACTCAACAGGATCAAGTTGCAAGCAGTTTGGCATTTATGTACCTTGAACAGTTTCTTGACAATCTCTGGAGAAGAATCCCAAGGTTGCATATCAAATGGCAGCTTCATCTTCACAGAATTTGGAGGAAACTTGGCCAGCAAATCTGAAATTACAGAAACTTCTTATTTGCAGCTCAAAAATACTATACATGCACACATGTATTATACAGCATTCCATTTTAGAGAGGAaaatttgatcaatttttccttcaaaccAACCTTTGCAAAGTGAACATGCATGATCTCCATTAGAAAAATGATAAGAGCACACCAGTGAATTTGGTCTTGCTTGTAATTCTCTTTGCTCCAGCTCTTCATCATCCACAAGCATTGCAATCTTATCCGAGTGTTCTTGGGAACCTGTTCCTTCCAAAGCAAGTTCACATTTTTCATTGCCTGGAAACTTCTGATTCTCATTGTTAGCTTCCATCTGGCATCCAAAGGAAAAATGGCTGTTATCAAAGCTGCTAACTTGAACCACAGATTTGCAATAACAACTTTTTACTTGCCTCTCTTCTTTTGGCTAAACGCTTCCTCTTTTCTTGTAACTTATTTTGTACACTTCCCTGTTTCTGAAAAGGCAACAAACTGTCAGAAAACTTTCTATAAGTAACCATTAAGTTCGATCTTTAAGATGATCATTTCAAAATACTTGCTCAAATATCTGCAAGCAACAGACTACATGACTTACACGAACACATTTTTTTGGTTGCAATCTTCTGTTCCGAGTTACTGGTTTTCGCGATACAGAAGTTTGAATTAGTGATACACCAGCAACTTCACCATTGGCCAAACCCATTTCAATAGGAAAATCTCTAGCATTAGGATTGGTTGCCTGCCAGACCGTCATCAAACCTTTCCCAACACCATGTTTTTGTACTGGAGCACTCTTGTTGCAATCCTGATGATTTGTTATCAAACCTTTCCCAACACCATGTTTTTGTACCGGAGCACTCTTGTTGCAATCCTGATGATTTGTTATCAAACCTTTCCCAACACCATGTTTTTGTACTGGAGCACTCTTGTTGCAATCCTGATTATTCATCATAAAACCTTTCCCAACACCATGTTTTTTCACTGGAGCACTCTTGTTGCAATCCTGATGATTAATTACAGCCTGCTCGGTAACCTAATAAAAGTTAAAAGGGTAAGAATATAAGTGGGACTGGTTATGGTGACTTAATAGAAACAAGAAATTATGAAAGATAATGGCAGCAAAACAATTTATCCATTACCTTTCTCCTTTTAGTTGCTCTGTTGTTCTCTTTGCAAGGAGAAGGAAAATCTGGGGAATCTAAATGGAAATTATAATGTGAGCGAAACCTTCTTAAAGTATGTATCACAGTAAGAGAAAAAACTCTACAATTAGGAAAATAACATCACAAGGAACAGAGAGGAGAAAAAAATGCAAACAGCCACTGCAATACCAATAAGAATTACTCA is a genomic window of Malus domestica chromosome 09, GDT2T_hap1 containing:
- the LOC114827123 gene encoding auxin-responsive protein SAUR71-like, translating into MGVRSSKLLSQLIGAQGLKRLKSSPSMTPKGYVPVCVGVDGNTKRFMVHTTLLRHAKFLELLYKSAEEYGFSNDGVLRIPYEASDFEEYWMIKSSKPKIYKVEPFKGFNMLMSICIVLLGLWNENYAHPFSL
- the LOC103428107 gene encoding homeobox-DDT domain protein RLT3-like isoform X2 translates to MKGKMMEKTKKKTRLQVEALESFYSEEKYPSRMAMECHAAAFGLTYKQVRGWFVEKRRREKRGNRTSELGAGDTRIVKHGRSKTKASSSSRYMKTSLFNKKERMKWNHVQELLTPDNILKKVFRKDGPPLGVEFDPLPSGALCHSPDFPSPCKENNRATKRRKVTEQAVINHQDCNKSAPVKKHGVGKGFMMNNQDCNKSAPVQKHGVGKGLITNHQDCNKSAPVQKHGVGKGLITNHQDCNKSAPVQKHGVGKGLMTVWQATNPNARDFPIEMGLANGEVAGVSLIQTSVSRKPVTRNRRLQPKKCVRKQGSVQNKLQEKRKRLAKRREMEANNENQKFPGNEKCELALEGTGSQEHSDKIAMLVDDEELEQRELQARPNSLVCSYHFSNGDHACSLCKDLLAKFPPNSVKMKLPFDMQPWDSSPEIVKKLFKVFHFLYTYAVMVDISSFTIDELAQAFHDKDSMLLGKIHVALLKLFLTNVEAELFCGSIPHLSKSCNFLAFIHSVENQESTLEFWKRSLNPLTWTEILRQVLIAAGFGSKQGAMRRDALSKEMGLMVKYGLRPGTLKGELFRVLLEQGIHGLKVSELAKSLQISELNLSSGIEELESLICSTLSSDITLFEKISSSTYRVRINSSKKEIEESQSDTEDSGAVDDELGDSGTCSSDDDSGWNSRNSRIRKLTYTNNGRSKDNVLTVHTEIDESNPGEVWLLGLMEGEYSDLSIEEKLNALVALIDLLHAGSSFRIEDPTNAVAECTLSSLHSGSGAKIKRLSAKQHSDPRSTWVHAGHMGGAKEDSTLKFHPLDSSATISKFSDERFSTKGKNGKDKDVQFDVHPMQSVFLGSDRRYNRYWLFLGPCNAYDPGHRRVYFESSEDGHWEVIDTEEALYALLSVLDDRGKREALLIESVEKRIAFLCQAMSSRMVTSDKIDSLAQSDQSNPDNVREDTYSPVSEVDNLSGTVNGSPPSSGAVVLEVTKKGEEQKRKWKRIQAFDSWLWNFFYLELNAVKLGKRSYFDTLHRCESCHDLYWKDEKHCRICHTTFELHFDLEERYAIHVATCKEKEASDTFPKHRVLSSQIQSLKAAMHAIESVMPEDALLGAWKKSAHKLWVKRLRRTSSLAELLQVLADFVGAINEERLYEGNIVHGSYNFTEELIASFARIPHTTSSVALWLVKLDALISPYLERAHSEKRNEMSIRGKQASKQ
- the LOC103428107 gene encoding homeobox-DDT domain protein RLT3-like isoform X1 produces the protein MKGKMMEKTKKKTRLQVEALESFYSEEKYPSRMAMECHAAAFGLTYKQVRGWFVEKRRREKRGNRTSELGAGDTRIVKHGRSKTKASSSSRYMKTSLFNKKERMKWNHVQELLTPDNILKKVFRKDGPPLGVEFDPLPSGALCHSPDSPDFPSPCKENNRATKRRKVTEQAVINHQDCNKSAPVKKHGVGKGFMMNNQDCNKSAPVQKHGVGKGLITNHQDCNKSAPVQKHGVGKGLITNHQDCNKSAPVQKHGVGKGLMTVWQATNPNARDFPIEMGLANGEVAGVSLIQTSVSRKPVTRNRRLQPKKCVRKQGSVQNKLQEKRKRLAKRREMEANNENQKFPGNEKCELALEGTGSQEHSDKIAMLVDDEELEQRELQARPNSLVCSYHFSNGDHACSLCKDLLAKFPPNSVKMKLPFDMQPWDSSPEIVKKLFKVFHFLYTYAVMVDISSFTIDELAQAFHDKDSMLLGKIHVALLKLFLTNVEAELFCGSIPHLSKSCNFLAFIHSVENQESTLEFWKRSLNPLTWTEILRQVLIAAGFGSKQGAMRRDALSKEMGLMVKYGLRPGTLKGELFRVLLEQGIHGLKVSELAKSLQISELNLSSGIEELESLICSTLSSDITLFEKISSSTYRVRINSSKKEIEESQSDTEDSGAVDDELGDSGTCSSDDDSGWNSRNSRIRKLTYTNNGRSKDNVLTVHTEIDESNPGEVWLLGLMEGEYSDLSIEEKLNALVALIDLLHAGSSFRIEDPTNAVAECTLSSLHSGSGAKIKRLSAKQHSDPRSTWVHAGHMGGAKEDSTLKFHPLDSSATISKFSDERFSTKGKNGKDKDVQFDVHPMQSVFLGSDRRYNRYWLFLGPCNAYDPGHRRVYFESSEDGHWEVIDTEEALYALLSVLDDRGKREALLIESVEKRIAFLCQAMSSRMVTSDKIDSLAQSDQSNPDNVREDTYSPVSEVDNLSGTVNGSPPSSGAVVLEVTKKGEEQKRKWKRIQAFDSWLWNFFYLELNAVKLGKRSYFDTLHRCESCHDLYWKDEKHCRICHTTFELHFDLEERYAIHVATCKEKEASDTFPKHRVLSSQIQSLKAAMHAIESVMPEDALLGAWKKSAHKLWVKRLRRTSSLAELLQVLADFVGAINEERLYEGNIVHGSYNFTEELIASFARIPHTTSSVALWLVKLDALISPYLERAHSEKRNEMSIRGKQASKQ